GTAAGCACTTACCTTAATCGCTTTTTTACCATCTGGGTAAAACGTAGCCTGCATTGATTCTTCGGGATATGGCAACAGGTCACTCCAATGGTCTATTTCTGGATCCGATAAATCGAAAACTGCGCGTGTTACATCTGCTGTATCTTTTACTATCCATTCGCTTTCGGATTTTTCGACAACAAGCTGTTGTTCCTCTATATCATGTGCCAATTCAAGCATGGGCGATGTTTGGTCTATTTCCTGTTCAAAGCCAATGCTTACTCTTAAAATCTTGTCACCAAATGCTCTAACAAAAAGCTGAAATTCTTTTCGTGCTACCTCTTTATCTGGAGCGATTTCGTTAGATAGCAACTGGCATTGAAAAGGCACAGTCAATACCACTCCCAAGCCCGTTTTACTAATATCTGTGGGTTTGCATGCTTTCCAAAGTTTAGAAACACCTTCCTCTTGCTCGAGGTCGGTATTAAAATCTAGAAAGTCGAAAAACTGATGGTTAGTCTGTTTCATTTATTGTATTTTCTCTAAAAACACCCAAGTTTCGTTTGCTGCAGTGCCTTCAATTCCTGTTTGGTATTTTTTCATTAGTTCGTTCCAATCGTTTACACGAGGATTATTTTCTGTCGTTTTGGGGTTCAACTCATCTAAATTGGCCCCTTTTGGAATACTGATGACCAATATTAACTGCCGCCCATTTTTAAAAACTTGCAGTCGCTGAAAATTAGCATTACAAAAACCCTTCGCTACTTCTGGCCATTCTTCAAATTGAGTGTTGTGGTATTGTAAATATTCTTTCTGAAGGGCTTCATCTTCAACCAAATTAGCCGTTAAAAGCACATGTTCCCATTCGTTAGCCAACTGCTTATCCTCACAGCGATCAAATTTGTTAAAGTTATAAACAGGTTTATCGTAGGTTTTAATCATAGCCTTTGGATACACCAAAGCTAATTCGTTCTTTAAATGCCCAATATGGTTCATTTTTGCGTATAAAACCGTGTGGTTTTTCCATTGGTAGACTTGCGCATCGATAACACCATTGGTTTTTGCTACTTTTTTTATCTCGGCAGTATCAAAGCCCTCTCCAATCAATTCTACTGCGGCAAAATGAGGCACTTCTTGCATAGGCCAATCTTTATCAACCATAACGTGTTTTAATAAATGTTTATAGGGCTTACGAATACCAGCATTTTTTTTGATGGTATCACTTACGTAAGCATTATTGTTAGTCCATAGGTTATTGGGACCATTGGCATTTTGAAGAAATTTTTCGGCTGGCACCCAATTATCTTTCACCGTTAAATAAGCCGAACCCTCATCGGTATACAAATAAAACCAGTGGTAAGGATCATGGGCATAAGGATTAAAATAAATACTATCGATTACATTCTCTTTTATAACGCTTCCTGGTTGGGCAGATAAAGTATAAATTCCTGCCGTATCGTATAGGTGTTTCCCGTAATGGTGAATGTTGTTGGCTATTACTTTGTTGCCCGACATGGCGTTGATCGTTTTGGTCCAACCCCAACCTAAACCAATACCGGTATATGAGACTTCGGAAATCTCGTTGTACGCTATGGTTATATTCTTAACAAAGCCAGCGCTTATACCTACACAGCCCCAATCTTCGTTCGTCACATCAGTTATTAAATTATCAATAATAGTTTCGTTGTTGCAAACTTCTCGCACATCTTTGGGGTTGTATGGCAAATGGGTTTCAAAGGCTTCTTCTGAAAAAACACCAACATTTATGGCACTTCCACCAATATCCTTGAACAAATTGCCCTGAACCAAATTGTTATTGGTTCCTTTGTTTAAGTCTAAACCTGTAGATGATAAATGCTGAAACTTACAATCTTGAAAACGCAAATGATTTGCGAAATTAACCTCAACGGCTGCACGTGGCCTTCCAATCCATGCCTGATTTTCGAGTCCAGCTTTATCGGGCGTTCCAGGGTTTTTAAGCTTGTAGGCATCTAAAAGATACATCCCTGCTTGAATGGGTACGTGCCCCTGTTGCGACGGACGTAGCCAATTGCTGTATTGAAACGAAATGCCTTTAAAATAGACATGACTAACGGGGAAATCAACTGTTCCTTTTATTTCAACTAAACTTTCTAAAATGGGTGCTACGACTTCTAGTGATCGTAATTTTTCTCCTTTTTTAGGGTAGTAATAAATTTTAGCATTTTCTTTATCCAAATACCATTCTCCAGGTTCGTTTAAAAGTGATTTAGCATTATTTAAATAGAACGCTGAATTTCCAGTTTTTTTAGAAATCCAAGGCGCTGGCCAAGGGTGCTCACTTTGAATGCGGCTTTCCGGTTGGTGGAAGTACAACTTGGCACTATCGCCTTTTACTTCCATGTTTTTAATACGAAGGTTGGCAATGGCCCACCATTGCTGAATAAACATTTCCATTCCTGGTTCGAACTTTATCGATTTGTCCTTGAAAGGAATCCAACACGTTTCTGATTTTTTGTCCCACGATAAAATGCGGTCCATTTTATCACCTGAAGTACTTTTAGCCCGAACAGCCTTTGAGCCATTAACCCAAAGTTGCCTAAAATCTAATATAGCCCCAGCCTTTCTTGGCGCATCGGCTACCCAAACTTCTCCAGCCCTAAGTCCATTTATGGCGCCTGCTTTTTTCCAGTCTGTAATTTCCACACCACCACTTATAATCGGATTTGTACCCGTTTGTGCCATGATTGTGGTTGGACTTTCCGCAGTACCAGCATCCTCCGGCCTAATAAAAATAGGTTCTTCAAGTTGGTAATTACCTTCTTTTAAAATGATTTTAACACCTCCTTGCACCTTGGGATTATTTAGGCGGCGCAAGTTCCTGACTTTTCTTAAAGCCATATTTACTGAAGCAAGCGGGCTATTCTCTTCCCCTGAATTTGTATCGTCTCCCGAGTTGCTCACCCATATATTTTGTGCATTACCTCCAAGAGCAACACAGAAAAAGAACAGATAAATGCTCCATTTAAGATTGTTATTTATCTTCATTTTAATGTCTAAAATTATAGTCAGTTTGGCTTTGTTTCACTAACAACAGATTGAAATCCTAATGCTTACAAAAAAACAAGTTTGTTAATTTAATAAATTACAGTTGAAAAATTTATTTCTGAAACAAAATAATAGTATTGAACCTGTACCAAAGGCAAATTGGCATTTTCAACTATTACAATTGGCTAATATTGACTTTTTAACACTAAAAGAATGTTATTTTTATGCGTCGGTCAATTTTATAAAGATTATTACTAAAATCCATACTCTGATTTGATATCGGCAATTTTAACGGGCTTTCCTGTTTGCAAACTTCTGTCCATAGCTTGTAAAAGTGCTATCGTACCTATACCTTCAGTCATATTTGGGTAGGCGGTAAAGTTTTGCTCGATGCTATCAACAAAATATTCCAAATAGTTTTGGTATTCACCAGCATGGTGTGATTGCCCTTCAAACCGGTAGTAATATTTAAGCTTTTCGTCGCCCCAATACACAATTTTTTCTTCACCATCTTTTGAGGTAAGCGAATACCTAAGTTCATGGTAATCAGCTTGACTGGCACCTTTAGTTCCACGCAAAATACAGCTCAATGTACTATCTCGTTTTGTTGGTTGTGTTGGAGACGAATACACGCCACTAACCCTAGCTATATGGCCGTTTTTTGCTTTAAAAATAAAGTGCATCGTATCTTCGTTCTTCAAACCAGCTTCGTTTCCGTTTTCACTTATCATACCATAGCCCATCACTTCCTCTATATCATCAAGATACCATCTCACGAAATCCACTGGGTGGCTCAACCCACCGTATAACCACTTAAAAGATTTCAACAACGACCAATCTTTCTTTAAAAACCAGCGGTTATCGGCGTGGTAGTGCGCTTCAACAGTAATTAAGTTTCCTATATCTCCGTTATCAAAATCTTTCCTTTGACGCTTCATTGGCTCTGAAAATCTAGAACTCTGACCGATAAAAACCTTTTTCCCTGTTTTTTCTCCTAATTCCAACAACGCTTTGGCGTTTGACAAATCATCAATAAATGGTTTTGTACAAACCACATGTTTACCATGTATAAGCGCTTGCTTAACATGTGTAGCGTGGAGGTGATCGGGCGTGTAAATCGCTATGATGTCTATTGAAGCATCATCCAATATCTCTTGATAATTAGTAGTCCAGTTATTAAAATCAAACTCCTTAGCCCTTAACTTGCAAAGTTCTTGGTTTAAATCACAAACTTTCACCAATTCTAATTTATTACTTTCTAATGCGGCCGACATGGTACTACGCCCTTCACCAAGACCTAGTATAGCTATTTTCAACATAATTTCAGTTCAGTTTAAAATGAAGATTTACAAGCCACATACTAGTATGTGGCAATGGTAATTATTTAAACATAAAATTAACACTTTTACATTTTAATTATATTAATTTTAAGCGATGGTCAATTTTATAAATTTCCCTTTGTCATGTAGATTTTTTTGTTTAAAATCGCAGAATACTTAACCAATTCAAACCTAATTTTTAAAAAGCAAAAAGCACACATTAACGGCGTGCTTAAAACCCTAAGAAGATGAGCAATCCTGGTATTTGGTGGCACAAAGAAAACCCCGGCCCTTTAGAGAACTTGCCTTTTATAATTCAATTTGGCAGTATGAAGTTTTCAAAAGTAAGGCTGGATGAAACCATGCGTCCGCACTTTAATGATGGTATTGAAATACATTTTGTTAACAGCGGCAAATACAAATGGGTGGTTGATGACAAAGAGATTGAGTTATTGCCAGACAATTTATGTATTACGGCACCCTGGCAACTCAACGGAAGCCCAACCGGAAAAATGGATATTGGACAAATAAATTGGATGGTTATTAAACCAAAACAATACTCTAAAACAACACCTTTAGATCTCGGTTCTTGGACCAAGTTATCTCCTAAATTCCAAGAAAGTTTGGGCGCCATGATTGCTGACGACAACAACTTGGTAATTGAAAAAGCTAAATTGTTTAAAAAATACTTTATTGAACTAGAAAATGAACTTCGTAATAAAGAGCCAGGTTTTGAAATAATGGTTGGCAATATAATTGAAAACTTTTTTATTGATCTGCACAGGAACTTATCGTTCAGGAAACAAAAAATTCATGAAGAAAACAATTTTATAGAAAACCTTACCCAATTGGTTATGCAAGATTTAAACAAAAAGTGGATTATAGACGATCTTGCCTACAAATTTGGGATGGGAAAAACAAAATTCACTTACGAAGTAAAGAATTTAACAGGATATCCGCCGAATAGCTTTATCATTAACCTTAAAATTGAAAAGGCTATTGAAATGATTATGAAAGATGAATCTAACATGTCTGATATTGCCTATGCCTGTGGATTTTCTTCTCTCCAGCATTTTACATCTACATTTTCGCAACGTATAGGTACTAGCCCCGGTAAATACAAAAACCATAAAAAATAAAAATTGCTGCACCTTTGTAATTATAATACGGCACAGCAACTCTTTTCTACGCTTTACAGTGTTTAACTTCTTGTTTTGCAAATATAGATATTGAATTTATTCAATTTTAATTGATGGTTAAATGACTTTATCGATTGCAGATTCATCCACTACTTTTGCTCCAATAAGTTTTTGGTCTTCCAAAACTGCAATAACAAGATTTACGTAACTATTTATTGTTTCTCTCATTGATTGCGGATCAACTACATCTATATAGCCTTTCCATATCAACTCACGCTCATTTTCTGGACAAATACAATACATTGAAGTTTCAACATGATATACAGTGTATTCGTTATAATAATCTGGATTATAATAGGCATCTTGGTATTTTAAATAATCTTCTTTGAACTTTTTAAAGGTCTCATCATAGCCATCGTAATTTTCTTTGTAGGCTATTACATCTTCAACACCCGAAACTTTTGTAAACAAAACCGTATCAAAACCTTCAGACAGCAACATGTTTTCTATGTTTTTAAGGTCTTCTCCTGTTTTTCTTTCTTCAGAAAATGAGGTTCCAAAAAAATTGAGGCTTGTTACAGATTCTACTCCTCTATTTGCATATTGTGTTTGCAAATAGTCCTCAAACTGTTTTCTAGCCTTAAGATTGGATGTCATGCCTATCAATAAAACCTTTTTAGGGTTGTACGATTCTATATCGGGGTTTTTCCAGTGTTCTACCAACTCTGTTGAAGAACAACCCGATACAAGTATAGCCATAATAAAGATTTTAACCCATTTCATTGCTACTGTAATAATCGTTTTTGTTTGCCTTCTTTTATAATACCTTTTACCAATCCAAATAATTGTGATTTAAGTGATTTATAATCCTCGGTAAACTTCGTTACCTTGGCTATAAGTTCCACGTGTTCGTTTTTATAAGCGTCTTCCTCTTCGAGCTGGTCTTTGCCGTCGACCATTATTTTCAATCCTTTTTCGTGTTTTTTTACAATCCTCAACAAAGACGCTGTTTTCTTTTGTGAATCGCCTAACCGGGCTATTATGTTTTTACTTTCTGAAAAGTGAGCAGAATCTATAAGCTGAAGCGTGTACGATTTAACCAAATCATCAAAAAACAACTGCTCATCTTTCATAAAATTGAGTTCAGACAACCACCCAAGCGAATCGCGATGCATAATTTCAGCACTTAACCAAGGCTGATATTTTACATTAATTTCTTTCGTTTTCATGATTTTCATTTTTAAGATTAACAACAAGCAGAAAGCAGTACAGCGGTATCGCTTTCTGCTATAGTGATTACGCTATTCAACTTTAATGACTTTTTTTGATGTTTTGTCTTCTAACGGTTCTTCGTTTTTAAGCAACTTGATTTTTAAAATGCCATTTTTATATACGGCCTTTACATCTTGCTCTAAATCTACATAAGACGGTAGCACCATAGACTTTTCAAAAGAGCTATAATTAAATTCCTTACGGGAATAGCCTTCCTCTTCTTTATTTTCTTCAGTTTCCTTTTGGCCTCGTACATGAAGCACATCGTCTTCAATAAAAACCTCGAAATCTGATTTTTTAAAGCTAGGTGCCGCAAATTCAATCTCAAAATCATTTTCATGCTCTTGGATATTCATTGCTGGCATTAAACTATCTTCTTCCAAAAAATCGTTGTTAATAATGTTGTCAAACTCTAATAGATTGTTTAATCTTGAGTTAAATAGCCTGTTCCCCCAAGGTTTTAAAATGTTTGTACTCCATGGGGTTGGTAATTGGTTTTCAAATGGAAATAACCTATTACGCTTTCTGTGTTTTGCTAGTGTTTCCATAATATTTCGCATTTGGATTAAACTTAAATTCCTTTTGAATTTAAGCACTAAAAAAACATTATACAATGATAAATATCAGCTAGTTACAGTTTTTTTAAAAATTTTCACATTATAACACCACTTTTTCAACATCTGAAAGTTTAGGCATTTTAACAATCCAGTTGTAAGTATCCTTAATCTTTAGCCTAAAGGCATCTAAAGCATTTGGTTCGCCGTGAATCAAATAAACAGTTTCTGGAATATTCTTTATGTTTCCCAGCCAGTTCAACAAATCGTTTTGATCGGCATGGGCCGAAAGGCTTTCAATATGCCTTATCCTTGCCTTAACGGGATAATACTTTCCAAAAAAGCGTATTTCGTGGGCACCTTCCTGCAACTGCCTCCCACGAGTGCCTTCAGCTTGATACCCTACCAAAAGCACCGTTGTTGAGGGTTCATCAATTAATTGCTGTAAATAAGTCAGCACACGACCTCCAGTTACCATGCCGCTGCCGGCTATTATAATTTTTGAGCGCTTATCATCAATTGTTTTCCAGGTTTCTGCATAAGATTGTACAATGTTAACATGGTTACACATGGCGTTATAATCTGCCTCAGATAGTTTGTGCCATTTTGGGAACCGTTTAAAAACTTCTAAAACATTGTTCCCCATAGGACTATCAATAAAAATGGGAATATTGGGGATTTTATTCTTTTTGAAAAGACTCCAGAGCAAATACATGATGGTTTGCAAACGCTCTACTGCAAAACTTGGAATAATTAGATTTCCTTTTTTTAAAATCGTTTCCTTAACAAGGTTTGATAATATACCTTCTACATCTTCGTTTGGGTGCAACTTATTGCCATATGTGCTTTCAACAAATAAAAAATCAGCCCATTCTGGCCTTTTGGGGTCATCAAGCAAATAATCGTTCCACCTACCTATGTCACCAGAAAACACAAATCGTTTCCCGTTAACATCCAATTCTATGAACGTAG
This genomic stretch from Flavobacteriaceae bacterium GSB9 harbors:
- a CDS encoding right-handed parallel beta-helix repeat-containing protein, whose amino-acid sequence is MKINNNLKWSIYLFFFCVALGGNAQNIWVSNSGDDTNSGEENSPLASVNMALRKVRNLRRLNNPKVQGGVKIILKEGNYQLEEPIFIRPEDAGTAESPTTIMAQTGTNPIISGGVEITDWKKAGAINGLRAGEVWVADAPRKAGAILDFRQLWVNGSKAVRAKSTSGDKMDRILSWDKKSETCWIPFKDKSIKFEPGMEMFIQQWWAIANLRIKNMEVKGDSAKLYFHQPESRIQSEHPWPAPWISKKTGNSAFYLNNAKSLLNEPGEWYLDKENAKIYYYPKKGEKLRSLEVVAPILESLVEIKGTVDFPVSHVYFKGISFQYSNWLRPSQQGHVPIQAGMYLLDAYKLKNPGTPDKAGLENQAWIGRPRAAVEVNFANHLRFQDCKFQHLSSTGLDLNKGTNNNLVQGNLFKDIGGSAINVGVFSEEAFETHLPYNPKDVREVCNNETIIDNLITDVTNEDWGCVGISAGFVKNITIAYNEISEVSYTGIGLGWGWTKTINAMSGNKVIANNIHHYGKHLYDTAGIYTLSAQPGSVIKENVIDSIYFNPYAHDPYHWFYLYTDEGSAYLTVKDNWVPAEKFLQNANGPNNLWTNNNAYVSDTIKKNAGIRKPYKHLLKHVMVDKDWPMQEVPHFAAVELIGEGFDTAEIKKVAKTNGVIDAQVYQWKNHTVLYAKMNHIGHLKNELALVYPKAMIKTYDKPVYNFNKFDRCEDKQLANEWEHVLLTANLVEDEALQKEYLQYHNTQFEEWPEVAKGFCNANFQRLQVFKNGRQLILVISIPKGANLDELNPKTTENNPRVNDWNELMKKYQTGIEGTAANETWVFLEKIQ
- a CDS encoding Gfo/Idh/MocA family oxidoreductase; the protein is MLKIAILGLGEGRSTMSAALESNKLELVKVCDLNQELCKLRAKEFDFNNWTTNYQEILDDASIDIIAIYTPDHLHATHVKQALIHGKHVVCTKPFIDDLSNAKALLELGEKTGKKVFIGQSSRFSEPMKRQRKDFDNGDIGNLITVEAHYHADNRWFLKKDWSLLKSFKWLYGGLSHPVDFVRWYLDDIEEVMGYGMISENGNEAGLKNEDTMHFIFKAKNGHIARVSGVYSSPTQPTKRDSTLSCILRGTKGASQADYHELRYSLTSKDGEEKIVYWGDEKLKYYYRFEGQSHHAGEYQNYLEYFVDSIEQNFTAYPNMTEGIGTIALLQAMDRSLQTGKPVKIADIKSEYGF
- a CDS encoding AraC family transcriptional regulator, with protein sequence MSNPGIWWHKENPGPLENLPFIIQFGSMKFSKVRLDETMRPHFNDGIEIHFVNSGKYKWVVDDKEIELLPDNLCITAPWQLNGSPTGKMDIGQINWMVIKPKQYSKTTPLDLGSWTKLSPKFQESLGAMIADDNNLVIEKAKLFKKYFIELENELRNKEPGFEIMVGNIIENFFIDLHRNLSFRKQKIHEENNFIENLTQLVMQDLNKKWIIDDLAYKFGMGKTKFTYEVKNLTGYPPNSFIINLKIEKAIEMIMKDESNMSDIAYACGFSSLQHFTSTFSQRIGTSPGKYKNHKK
- a CDS encoding Hsp20/alpha crystallin family protein, encoding METLAKHRKRNRLFPFENQLPTPWSTNILKPWGNRLFNSRLNNLLEFDNIINNDFLEEDSLMPAMNIQEHENDFEIEFAAPSFKKSDFEVFIEDDVLHVRGQKETEENKEEEGYSRKEFNYSSFEKSMVLPSYVDLEQDVKAVYKNGILKIKLLKNEEPLEDKTSKKVIKVE
- a CDS encoding MBL fold metallo-hydrolase, with the protein product MDNFCKINFLGAAGVVTGSKFLIETSEKNILIDCGMFQGLKELRLLNWENLPVNVETIDVVLLTHGHLDHVGYLPRLLKQGFTGKIIGTAPTLAIAEIILKDSAKIHEEEAKKANNEQYTKHNPALPFYTEFEAEKTIGLFQVEMADKWLAISKNISCRFQYNGHIIGATFIELDVNGKRFVFSGDIGRWNDYLLDDPKRPEWADFLFVESTYGNKLHPNEDVEGILSNLVKETILKKGNLIIPSFAVERLQTIMYLLWSLFKKNKIPNIPIFIDSPMGNNVLEVFKRFPKWHKLSEADYNAMCNHVNIVQSYAETWKTIDDKRSKIIIAGSGMVTGGRVLTYLQQLIDEPSTTVLLVGYQAEGTRGRQLQEGAHEIRFFGKYYPVKARIRHIESLSAHADQNDLLNWLGNIKNIPETVYLIHGEPNALDAFRLKIKDTYNWIVKMPKLSDVEKVVL